The nucleotide window tatgtatgtgtgtatatatatgtgtgtgtgtgtgtatgtgtgtgtgtgtctatatatatatagatagatagacatagatatagatatagatatatgatattatatgataatgaaaatatatgtaaaacatttaAACGAAGATACAAAGGACTTCCTTACAGACTGCTCAGTCATTCGCTCCAAGTTGAAGttgattataaagaaaaataaataagtgggAAATAAATGTACATTCAatctacgtttgtttgttttttataggcTATATTACCTACTTATATTTTTTATCCACTTATGGTGTTCATCTCTCTAtcgattttatttattgatttgaacACTCGACCTCCGCCATGGAAAGCAATCACTGTTTCTTTGTAAGCTTCTTGCTGTGTAGTTGAAAAACAAATACCCTAATTATACCCAGTGCTTGCCACACAATCACCACATGAGTGAATGTAAAACAAGGTCACGGTCACTGTCGTCCCCCAGATTCCGGCCTCAGTCTGAGGGCAATCAGGCACGCCATTCACGTTTCCTGCTCAGACCTGTGAGATATGCAAAGATCCTGCCCCAGTTCTTTCAAATATCGCGTTAGGGACGGATTTGTAGGAGTGCGCCCTTGGAAACAGGATTAGCCATACTCACGGATCGGTGAGAGGGATGTCCGCGGTGTTTTAATGGCAGGCGTATCGCGAGGGTGAGAGTGTTCAGGGCAGGAAAACTGCTCGTTCTTCCCGGACATAGTGTTCACTGTGCTTGTCCATCAGCGTGGAATCACAGAGCCTCTCTGCTTGCACGAGGAAGTTTGAAGGAGCAGCATCAAAATTCATTtcagtctttgtttgtttgtttttctttctccctctgtctctacgCGTCTATATATTTCTCGgtctttatacatattcataataatcaaaaCTAGTGAAATAGCATATCGATAAAAGAGATTGGATTGTAATTTACATACCCCTTCCTGGGAACCCTACCTCTTATACATACACGTTGGAGATCCCACGTCTTCATAAACTAGTGTTTCCTCCTTTTACATACGTCCTATTCCTCACGCAGATACGGGTTTTATCCGCTTCAACGTCACACTGTCGCCAACATTGCAATCAGCTCTATCGTCAGCAAGCTGTCTCAGTACGCGTGCACTCAGACCACTGTCCAGCGTTACGCCAGCATGAAGAGTCTCACCCATGCCTACGCGTGAGTGACCTTTTAAGCCTGTTATGCTTTACTTGTTGATATCTCTAGTCACTGAGTTATGATAGATTTTGTGTGTTTGGTGGATGTCATCTGACCCTCCAAAGTAGCGATGTTCCGTATCTTTTACTTTGCACTTCTATATCCATAGGTCCATATTCCTCGTCATGCCTTTCTTCATTCTGCTAATCTCTCTCACCGTGATAGCAGGTACGTATTCTTACAGTTTAAGTGCATGTATCTGAAGACCTACTCGTAAGATCTAACTGTTTAGAAAAGTACTTGTTTGCTGTTGAGTTTTGTAATTGGTCTGATACTGCAGACTACAGATTCTCTTCATTAAACGAGTCAGTGTAATTGCGTAGAGAGTTCAAGATAACTGTTGTACCCAAATGTGGTTTATGATTACTTAAGTCTAAACTTCACAGAATTGGACATTCGTAAGTATAGAGCTCGATATGTTTTTAAAAAGTGTCTCGCTAgcgaagttctctctctctctctctttctctctctctctctctctctctctctctctctctctctctctctctctctctctctctctctctctctctctccctctctctctctctctctctctctttctctctctctctctccctctctccctctctctctctttctctctttctctaccctctcactttcccctgtCTCGCTAgcgaagttctctctctctctctctctctctctctctctctctctctctctctctctctctctctctctctctctctctctctctctttctctctctctctctctctctctctctctctctctctctctctctctctctctctctctctctctctctctctctcgctctctctctccatctatctatttatttatctatctatctttcacggCTTCTCATCCATATGTGATACAGGGATTGTGATGTTCGCGACGTACGAGGGCTGCGACCCCCTGGCGGCCGGACTCATCACCAAGAAGGACCAGATCCTGCCCTTCTACGTCATGGATCGCCTCAGCTCCATCCCGGGGCTGCCGGGGCTCTTCGTGGCCTGCATCTTCTCCGGCGCCCTCAGGTAATAGCTTAATAGTCGTATTATTCATCCTAATACGGACGCAGAGACCAAATCACCGCAGGCATTCTCCTCCTAAATGTTTAATTATCGCCCGGAATCTCTACTTTTCCAGCACCATCTCCTCGGGCGTGAATTCCCAGGCTGCCGTCACGTGGGAGGACGTCTTCTCCAGGAGGCCGAGCTGCGCCAAGCTCTCGAAGACGTCGCAAGCCTGGATCACCAAGTTTTTGGGTGAGAATTCGTGTCGTGTCTTATATCGCTGATATAAAGAAGGTGAGGGGCTGAGGGATGAAGCACACGCGAACACTGTACACattaacacacgcaaacatgttcTTACTCTGGAAAGCAAATAGTTAAAACGATTACGACTTCATgcttgaatatcgatggtataaGGATGTAGCTCTGTGTTGAAGTTTGTAAACATGGGCATGTGATTCTGCTACTGTAGAATCACATGTGTAAATAGGGAAATATATGCATACTTCCTTACTCGATACGTACCTGTGTCAATATCCCATACTTTATACCGCCTTCGCAATACcagaaaatgtgaaaaagaagaaactaaACTTGTTCCTTTGTCTCCGGGCGTACAGCCCTAGGTTACGGGGTCCTGGCGATGGGTCTGGCTTTCCTCGCGGGCCACATGGGCGGGGTTCTCCAGGCCGCCATTGCCGTGACGTCATCAGTAGCGGGTCCTATGTTGGCCTGCTTCATCATggcactcttcctccccttcacaaACTATAAGGTGAGAGATGCAAGGCAAATTTcctcctctgttcccctctcactctccttcaaaTACACGTAAAGCGACTCGCAAATTTAGCGTTCTCTATATAGTTTACTGGACTGAATCATCAACAACATATTACATGAATCCAAACATAAACTCCTTAAGAGAATAGAGTCATTAACAGCCAAACCTTATAAATACCACCTCTTACGTGGATAAAACACCGTAACCTACGTCCTCTGTGCCCTAAGGGAGCGAGCGCGGCACTGATCGTGGGCACAGCCGTAGCCCTAGGATTCAGCTTCGGCGCGACGGCCATTGGCATCAAACCTGAGCTCCTGCCGGCGCCCACTGATGCGTGCCCTTCCAACATCACGCTGCCGCCACCCCCTGATGTTCCTCCTGTCAGGTAGCGTCTTTAATGGCTATTAAAATgtggattttattttctctctctctctctttctctctctctctctctctctctctctctctctctctctctctctctctctctctctctctctctctctctctctctcactctctctctctctctctctctctctctctctctctctctctctctctctctctctctctctctctctctctctctctctctctctctctctctctctctctggatattgCGTTTATAATTGCACATAGATGTCTGTGTATgattctgtatatattcatatatatagatagatagctatgtgagtgtgtgtgtatatatgtatatatgcatatatatacatatgtatatatgcataaatatacatatataaacacacgtacacacatatatatatgtatgtatgtatgtatgtatatgtatatatgatttgtatgtacatcggttgacacacacacacatgcatatgtatatgtatatatatatatatatatatatatatatatatgtgtgtgtgtgtgtgtgtgtgtgtgtgtgtgtgtgtgtgtgtgtgtatgtgtatgtgtgtgtgtgcgtgtgtgtgtgtgtgtgtgtgtgtgtgtgtgtgtgtgtgtgtgcgtgcgtgcgtgcgtgtgtgtgtgtgtgtgtgtgtgtgtgtgtgtgtgtgtgtgtgcgtgcgtgcgtgcgtgtgtgtgtgtgtgtgtgtgtgtttgtgtgtgtgtgtgtgtgtgtgtgtgtgtgtgtgtgtgtgtgtatacgtatatgcatatatatatatatatatatatatatacatatacatatatatgtatgtatgtatatatatgtgtgtgtgtgtgtgtgtgtatgcatgtatgtatgtatgtatgtatgtatgtatgtgtgtgtgtatgtatgtatgtatatatatatatatatatatatatatatatatatgcatacacatacatacatatttacacatgtgtgtgtatatatatatatatatatatatatgtatacatatatgtgtgtgcgtgtatgtatatatatgtatatgtatatacacacacatatatatatatatatatatatatatatatatatatatatagagagagagagagagagagagagagagagagagagagagagagagagagagagagagagagaaagagagagagagagagagagagagagagagagagagagagagagagatagagagagagagagagagagagagagagacgcaaatatagataaatataaatcttaatatgtgtgaatatgtatcctgtatacatacatacatatatacacacatacatacatacatacatacatacatacatacatacatacatacatacatacatacatacatacatacatacatacatacatacatacttacaaacatatatgtgtgtatatatgtatagatatgtgtatatatgtgtgtgtgtgtgtgtgtgtgtgtgtacgtgtgtgtgtgtgcgtgtgtgtgtgtatataattatatatatatatatatatatatatatatatatatatatatatatatatatatatatatatatatatacacacacctgtatatagaCACTCTCAAAAATCAGCAAtggtcttgttttttcttttccgcaGAGTATCCAGCCTGGACTATCCTGAGAAGATCCTGGGCCTATCCTACACGCTACTCGGCCCTCTAGGTTTAGTCGTGGGACTGTTTGTCGGAATCTTTGTCAGCCTCATAACAGGTAAGATTTATAAAGGCCATCCTATCCCCTTCAAACCCAGAACAGGTTCCACGTCaggagtttataaaaaaaaaaaaaaaaagagaaaaaaaaaacttgttctctctctgcttgtcgtTCGAATCTATTTGTATAGTATTTTTTCTAAATGTTTTAGGAATCTAATTCAATTGTGACCATCGATTTGCTCCCTGTCAGTAAAATAcaagcaatatatttttttcctttctcccgctTTGTTCAGAGGCCTAATATTATACAAGAAGGCTTTAAGTCACGTAGACACACAGAAGCATTTATTCAATAAATTAGATGTCATCTGGTGCCATCTACAGATGTCTTCTTAAAAGCGACATATACAATATCATAATAAGACACTTTACGTTCACTGTCTCGGCAAGTCATTACACACAATAACCATACCCTGCggaatccccccaaaaaaacttgTGTATAATGATTTGCacctttttatttactttgattTTCTCTCTGATACCAGATTGTTCACCAAGCAAATTTTTTGAGAAGACGAGACTGTGCAAAAGTTGTTTAATACTGATTCTTAGAAATTCATTCGGCACTTTCTAACGAGTCTACAATAATCACAAGCCTTGGTAAAACACGCTTCCATGTCCTGCTGATAGAACAAACGCTACATAAGTTTCAGCAATATTTTCtgtgaatattcatattattttatggattatcttttatttatgcatctgtttattcatttatctattatttacttactcattcattctGTTTTTACTTATGCCTATATCTAGTATTcacttatacatttattaaacCTGCAGCAACATGCCTacaagtgtttatttttttcattcctttatcCCCGGGAATAGGTCGATCCCGAGGCGTCCGCGTAGAGAGATCGCTCGTGCACAAGTGGGTCAGATGGAGCCTTCCTGACCCCAACAAGGTCACAGCTCGGGTCAAAGCTCACTCCTACAACAACAAACTTTCGACGCAGTTTTAggatttgttatttgttattcagTGATAGTATGTAATAATATTGGTTCTAATATTGCAAGAACAAATATTATCTTATGCACTGAAATACTTTCGATGGttaaaagaaaatctaaattTACACACTGAAATATAACTGTGCTATGTGTGAATATGAAATTGTTATCGTTAAAgaattatgcttatatatatatatatatatatatatatatatatatatatatatatgtatgtatgtatgtgtgtgtgtgtgtgtgtgtgtgtgtgtgtgtgtgtgtgtgtgtgtacgtatgtatgtatgtatatgtatttgtgtatatatgcatacatatgtgtgtatatatatatatatgtgtatatatatatatatatatatatatatatatatatatatatatatatatatatacactgtatgtggtGATAGATAGATGCATCCCTGCAAGACtgaaagaatgtaaaaaaaaacattcggctTTTGAAATACTCTGCGTCATGCCAGTCATCCTGAGAAATCCATTTTATAATGTCGCTAATTTCATCACTGCACAACATTATGCTATCATGACCATAACATATCACTTTTGACTTAATCAGTATGTGGAATGAACATGATGACATGGTCCCTGCCACGTGGGTTTATGTAACAATTGTATGTGATATACCCGAGTGgtggtgtatgtttgtatgtgtatatactatgtagctttatatattttatatctatgtatggtattacagctatacacacacacacacagatatatacatatatatgtatatatacatacatatatatttatatatatacatatatatatgtatgtatgtaaatatatatacgtatacgtatgtatatatgcatacatatatgtgtatatatttgtaaacacacacacacacacacacacacacacacacacacacacacacacacacacacacacacacacacacatatatatatatatatatctatatatatatatatgtgtgtgtgtatgtgtgtgtgtgtgtgtgtgtgtgtgtgtgtgtgtgtgtgtgtgtgtgtgtgtgtgtgtgtgtctatgtatgtatgtatgcatgtatgtaagtatatatgtatgtatgcatgtatgtatgtatgtatgtatgtatgtatgtaggtgtatgtatgtgtgtatatatacacatacatatatgtgtgtgtgtgtgtatatataatatatatatatatatatacatttatatatagatatatgtactgtatatacagtatctaaccctctatctattcatctctctctctctctttctctccctatctctctctctttatgtatatatatatatatatatatatatatatatatatatatatatatatatatatatatatatatctgtgtgtatgtgtgtgtgtgtgaatatatatatacatatatatatatatatatatatatatatatataaatatttgtgtatatatatataaatatatctatatatatatatatatatatatatatatatatatatatacacattcatgtgtgtgtgtatgttcgtgtttgtgtgtgtgtgtgtgtgtgtgtgtgtgtgtgtgtgtgtgtgtgtgtgtgtgtgtgtgtgtgtgtgtgtgtgtgtgtgtgtgcatgtgtgtaatgtttataggcaaatgataaatgtatttttcttatgtGTTTTAGACTAAggagtatacagatatatgcagagAAAGTTAATTATCGAGATTTGTAATTAATCATATAAGATAATAAACTGATTATACCTTGACGCTTTATTTTAATGGACCTTCTGAATATTCTACGCGTATTACACATGTTAGTTACATTTcaacatggatatatatttaaacatgtataaatcGATTCCTTAGCCGTTCCGCATGACGATTTCCCCTTTATTGCTATTCaataagatatattatatttatggttTCATGAGCAATAGCATAATGAGATGTATTTATGAGCATTGATATTATGTGGCGCATTTCTGATCAAGGTCGTGGCAAAACATCTAGAAAATTACAGAGCGATCTTACACTAACCAGTAACATCCAGTATTGCTAagggaaataattttttttttaatttacatctgtgttttgttttgttttttattatatttttttcttctccgagTTCGAACTGTGTTTGTGTGACGTCGTGTAACTCAGCTTAGAACAGATATAAGGGCTGTTGTCGACATAACAATAGTCTGAATTGAAGAACCAAgctataatttttaaatatatctaaaaagaCCAAAActtcattcacagacacacacgtgtatggTTTTAAATCTTAAtggcctgtgtgtgcgtgtgtgtaactgtTTTTTCTTCCACATGCAACGGAGATGGCCACCACAACGCATAAGAGTCCGGGAAATAAGCACACACAACGTTACGTGGAGATCTCAACACTGTAGCAATATAATGCATGTACGTCGTATGCATTCAGAAATGTAAACCTGAATACTCCTTTGAGATacatcttattcctttttcttctactttttattctcctcttcttcttcttcttcttcttcttcctcttcttctcctcctcctccttctccctcttaatgAATTGCAtgccttataatatatatatatatatatatatatatatatatatatatatatatatatatacacatgtatatgtatatatttattcatatatgtatatatatattcatatatgtgtatatatatatatgtatgtgtgtgcgtgtgtgtatgtgtatgtgtgtgtgtgtgtgtgtgtgtgtgtgtgtgtgtgtttgtgtgtctgtgtgtatattttttttttttttttttttttttgctacacacaaaacaatttttgttttttccttattgttactCTTTTGTTGTGGTGTCCTGGCCATTTGTAATTTTGTTGTTATGAAGGTGTA belongs to Penaeus chinensis breed Huanghai No. 1 chromosome 4, ASM1920278v2, whole genome shotgun sequence and includes:
- the LOC125025104 gene encoding sodium-dependent multivitamin transporter-like, which produces MLESEFDWSEGKRGSFSWLDYVVFGGMLVLSLAIGIFYAVKSRKKSNDEFLLGSSSLTCFPVSMSLLASYISAILVLGGPSEAYYHGVQWWVICIGQVSLPVAALVFMPFFYELRLTSIYEYLELRYSSRLVRFVAGGMFVIQMLLYQAVVIYAPALALASVSDFPLWASVISVGLIASVYTAIGGLKAVVWTDVLQLFILIAGLFAIIIKGLYDMGGFGPVWDIAVKYDRAGPQIFTYGFYPLQRHTVANIAISSIVSKLSQYACTQTTVQRYASMKSLTHAYASIFLVMPFFILLISLTVIAGIVMFATYEGCDPLAAGLITKKDQILPFYVMDRLSSIPGLPGLFVACIFSGALSTISSGVNSQAAVTWEDVFSRRPSCAKLSKTSQAWITKFLALGYGVLAMGLAFLAGHMGGVLQAAIAVTSSVAGPMLACFIMALFLPFTNYKGASAALIVGTAVALGFSFGATAIGIKPELLPAPTDACPSNITLPPPPDVPPVRVSSLDYPEKILGLSYTLLGPLGLVVGLFVGIFVSLITGRSRGVRVERSLVHKWVRWSLPDPNKVTARVKAHSYNNKLSTQF